The region ATGCGGCTCGGCCGCCCCGCGCTGCCGCCGCGGCGGGACGCGCGGACCGACGCCGCCGTCTGGCGCGCGGTCGCGAAGCGGGTCGGCTGGCCGGAGCGTTGGTTCCCCGCCGACCCGGCCGACCTGGCCCGCGAGGTTTCCGCGTACGGCGTGCCGACGTTCCGCCTGACCGGCCTTCCGGGGCGCTGGGAGCCTCCTGTCTTCCGCGAGGCGGGGGAGGGGCCCAGAAGCGCGCCGGACCAGTTCCGCGTCTTCAAGCTCCTTCTGACGCGCGGCGAATGGCATCTGCCGATCGGCGTCTTCCCCTCGGGGCCGCCGCCGCTGCTGCTCAATCCGGCCGACGCCGCGGCGCGCGGCCTTTCGGCCGGCCGGATGGTCGTCGTCCACAACGAGCGGGCGCGGCTCCTGGCGCGGGCGGTCCTCGATCCGGCGCAGCCGCCGGGAGTGGTCGTCCTTCCGGAGCGGTGGCCGGTTCATCGCGGCCGCTCGGTCAACGAGCTGCTGCCGCCGCAGCGGTTCGAAGGGGACGGCGAAGCGCCGGAGCCCTGCCTGGTCGATCTCGCCAAGCCGTGACGGCGCGGCCGGGCCGCGGCGCTAGCGCTCGATCCGGACGACGAGCGATCCCTCGACGCGGCTCTCCCGCAGCTTGGAGAGCGCGTCGTCGATCCGCTCGAGCGGGGCGGTCTCGATCCGCGGCGCGAGCGGGAGCCGGGCCGCCAGCGCGAGGAAATCGGCGGCGTCGGACCTCGTCGCGTTGGCCACCGACCGCAGGACCCGCTCGCGGTAGAGCAGGCGGTCGTAGTCGAGGGGCGGAATCTCGGTCATCGTCACCCCGGCCAGCGCGAGCGTCCCGCCGGAGGCCAGCGCCCCCAAGGCGCGCGGGACGAGCCCGCCCGCGGGCGCGAAGCAGATCGCGCCGTCCAAGGGGGCGGGGACCGGCCCGTCGGCCGGCCCGGCCCACGCCGCGCCGAGGTCGAGGGCGAGCCGCCGGTGGGCCTCCCCCCGGGTGAAGACGAAGACCTCGTGCCCCTGCGCCCGCGCGACCTGCAGCGTCAGGTGGGCCGACGCGCCGAATCCGTAGAGGCCGATCCGCGCCGGACGGTCGAGGCCCAGAAGGCGGAAGGCGCGGTAGCCGATCACCCCGCCGCAGAGGAGCGGGGCGGCCTCCTCGTCGGCGAACCGTTCCGGGAGCGGGACGAGAAAGCGGGCCGGCGCCGCCATCAGCTCGGCGAACCCGCCGTCGGCGGAGAAGCCGTTGAACTGCGCCTCGGGGCAGAGGTTCTCGAGCCCGCGGCGGCAAAACTCGCACCCCCCGCAGGCGCGGCGCAGCCAGAACGCCCCGACCCGCGCGCCGGCCGGGGGGCCGCCCCCGTCGGCGGCGGGGCGGACGATTTTGCCTACCGCCTGATGGCCCAGGACGAGCGGAAGGCGGGGCGGCCGCAACTCCCCCTCCACAAGGTGCAGATCAGTCCGACAGAGGGCGCAGCAGACGACGGCGACCAGCGCCTCGTCCGGCCGGGGCGTCGGCGCGGGGTGTTCGGCGACGTCCAAAAGCGTGTGCCGACGGTCGGCCGACCGGCGCAGCACGGCGGCTTTCATGGCTCCGCGGGGCTCCTGTTGGCCGGGGTCACCAACACCCCGGGCCGCCCGCTAATGTTACGAAGATATGGATTTCCACCGCTTCATCCACAGCTGTGAAAATCGGTTTGTCGACGATGCGGGACGAAAAACGTCAAATTCCCGACACCCTCTGACCGCGACGCAAAACGTCGTTTGCCGGAGGGCGGCGCGCGCCCTGATGAGTCGCGCCGTTCCTGACCGGCGTCCAGAAAATGCGTTCGGCGATTGCGCCGCGGGACTGAACTCTCTCCATCCGCGCCAATGCGCGCAGGGTGGGTGATTTCGCGCACGCCTTGGATTCGTTTATGTTCGTTTGCGTTCGCGATCAGCGCCGGACTAGCCGGTATGTTTGGCACGCGCGTTGCTCTATTGAAGGGCGCGGAGGCAAGCGGCTTGCCGCGGCCGCCGCCGGGAAGACTGGCCAAATTGGCCGGGAGCTCGGGAAACCGAATACGGGCCTGACGACAACGGGTGGGGAACGGCCCGTCGGACCGAACCTGGCTTCGTCTAGTCTTCCGCATTATTCGCCAAATCCCCCGCGGACTTGTCCGCGGGGGATTTATTTTGGTCCGGTTCCGCGCCGCGTTGCGGCGCCCGCGCGACGCCTGCTACCTTCTCCCGTTCCGCCGCGCACAAGACGCGTCGATCGACAGAGGCCTCCCATGCTTTTGAAACCGCTCGAGCGGGTCCGCAACATCGGCATCATCGCGCACATCGACGCGGGGAAGACGACGACCACCGAGCGCTTCCTGTACTACGCCGGCCTGACGCACAAGATCGGCGAGGTCCACGACGGCGAGGCCGTGATGGACTTCCGCCCGGACGAGCGGGAGCGCGGCATCACCATCTCCGCCGCGGCGACGACGTTCATCTGGAACGACCATCAGGTCAACCTGATCGACACGCCGGGCCACGTGGACTTCACGGCCGAGGTCGAGCGGAGCCTGCGCGCGCTCGACGGCGCGGTCGTGATCTTCTCCGGCGTCGAGGGGGTGGAGCCGCAGAGCGAGACGGTCTGGCGGCAGGCGGACCGCTACGGCGTGCCGCGCGTCGCCTTCATCAACAAGCTCGACCGCGTCGGCGCCGACCACGAGCGGGCGCTCGCCGACATGGAGGCCAAGCTCGGCGCGCGCGCGGCGTTCGTCAATCTGCCGCACGGGCTCGAGGACCGGCTGGACGGCGTCGTCGACCTGCTG is a window of bacterium DNA encoding:
- a CDS encoding zinc-binding alcohol dehydrogenase family protein, yielding MKAAVLRRSADRRHTLLDVAEHPAPTPRPDEALVAVVCCALCRTDLHLVEGELRPPRLPLVLGHQAVGKIVRPAADGGGPPAGARVGAFWLRRACGGCEFCRRGLENLCPEAQFNGFSADGGFAELMAAPARFLVPLPERFADEEAAPLLCGGVIGYRAFRLLGLDRPARIGLYGFGASAHLTLQVARAQGHEVFVFTRGEAHRRLALDLGAAWAGPADGPVPAPLDGAICFAPAGGLVPRALGALASGGTLALAGVTMTEIPPLDYDRLLYRERVLRSVANATRSDAADFLALAARLPLAPRIETAPLERIDDALSKLRESRVEGSLVVRIER